TTTATGAGACATGCCAAACAGATTTTTCCTATGTTGGACTGTATTGATGATTTACGCAAGATCAGTGACCTACGGGTCCCAGCAAACTGGTACTGAGAGTTTCATCCACAGATTTCTCATCTGCACTTTCTAAAGATTTCTTCCACAATACTGTGAATTACTCattacacttttacatatatatttttttaccaataGAATCTTCTTAACATGATAAATGTGTGTTACAGGTATCCAGAGGCCAGGGCTATTCAAAGAAAGATTGTTTTTCATGCAGGACCCACCAACAGTGGTAAGACCTATCATGCAATCCAGAGATTCCTTGCAGCCAAGTCTGGAGTTTACTGTGGACCGCTGAAGCTGCTGGCCCATGAAATCTATGAGAAGAGTAATGACGCAGTGAGTTTCATTCCTCAAACTaggttattttgttttttaatgtaattacacATTAGTTGTGAACGTTAGAGCCGCTATGTATGGTTTCCTATTAGGGAGTGCCATGTGATCTGGTCACAGGAGAAGAGAGAATATTTGTTGATCCAGAAGGAAGAACGTCTGGCCACATTGCCTCTACCATAGAGATGTGCAGTGTCACAACTCCATGTGAGTATAGAGAACAAGATCGTTTGAACCAGAATTCAATACCTGAGTTTATTTTGAATACTGATAGTAATCTTAAGCAATGTAAtgaaaatgcataattaaaaagaacagatatatatatatatatatatatatatatatatatatatatatatatatatatattttttttttttttttaacttatgttCTTTAATTGTATATTGACTGTAAAGCTACCTTTTGAGCTTATGGAAGTATACCATATAACTTAAACAAatgattaatgttttgtttagatGAAGTGGCTGTCATTGATGAGATTCAAATGATCAAAGATCCTGCCAGAGGATGGGCTTGGACGAGAGCTCTTCTTGGTGGGTTGgaacagtgtttatttacacATACAGTAGGGTTCAAATATTTGGGAGAAGATGAATCTTTTGgggatttaaatgtaattatttcttatttttttcaacaaggaaaaaaaaacagctttaggaactaaaaaaaagaaagaaaaacatttcttaGTCACTAAGCAAATTTGTGTAATTGACTAAGAAAAAGTTTAGTGCCTTTCGTCTAAACCTTTATATCAATATTAATTAATGAAAGCATTTAATCACTTATTAGCTTATTAATCACTTATTTTCTTGTTTGGACTGTACTCACGGATCTTAACAATTAATTTCTTGTTATTAATAACATGTAGATTCCTTTCTAATTTCTACTTTATTAATTTCCTGTTTCTGAGTAGGGTTGTGTGCTGAGGAGATCCATGTGTGTGGAGAAGCTGCAGCAGTTGACTTTGTCACTGAACTCATGTACACCACTGGTGAAGAGGTCGAGGTGAGTCTCAGCAGTTCTTAATAAAAATGGTTGACttgtcattaatatttttttttgcctttgcctttttttattattttgatgcctactatatgtatattgttttgattatcaaatattttgttttttgcttGATGATATGAGATGCTGAGGCCATTAGTGTGCTTtgacataaatgtgtttttatctttAAGGTACATAATTATAAGAGGCTGACCCCCTTTTCAGTCTCGAACCATGCAGTGGAATCGTTAGATAACCTGAAGCCCGGCGACTGTATCGTGTGCTTCAACAAAAATGACATCTACTCAATCAGCCGACAGATAGAAGTCCGTGGCCTGGAGTGCGCCGTCATTTATGGCAGCCTGCCTCCTGGTGAGAGTCCTTGAGTCGGTTTGTTCAGATGTGTCATAAGAGAAATCATCCACATGGTATATTTATGATCTGGTTctagtttatttaattaatgtattaatatcaCATTGTCGACCCTGTCATTACATCAcaatattttgcttttaaattttATCTTACGTTTTGACTGATCAACAGGCACCAAGTTGGCTCAAGCAAAAAAGTTTAATGATCCAGATGACCCTTGCAAAATCCTCGTTGCCACAGATGCAATTGGAATGGGGCTGAATCTGTAAGTAACTTTTTTTGACCCTGAGaattaaatcagtggttctcaaactttttgatCCATAGGCCTTCCATACTGGTGGAGATATAGTACTTTATACTGTTAAtataacaaaagaaaagaaaaaaactgtagtattaatatattaaattaacagtTCATTTTGTGATTCCAGAAGTTTCAAGGTTTTCAATTgagaaaatacaaacaaaatatgatttttttttttttttagcattttaatttagattttaatgttATAGCAGACAAGTGactgtatagttattgtaatatgttaataattatttcttaattttaaatacTAAGTTGCTGCCCTTAGGTCGTCCCCTTGTGGCACCCAGCCTCCTGTCCGAGAAACAATGAATTGAATCTATACTTTTGACTACTTTgccaattataaaatattttacatttcttttgcatTACATTCAGCCTTTTGTGTAACTGCACTAATAACATCATATTTGCACAACAGTGATTTGATGTATTCAAGAATACACTTTGCTTCCTTTAGGAGTATTAGGAGAATCATCTTTAACTCTCTGGTGAAACCCAGTGTGAATGAGAAGGGGGAGAGGGAGCTGGACACTATTTCGACCTCACAGGCGCTGCAGATCGCTGGCCGAGCAGGACGCTTCAGCTCTGTGTTTAAAGAGGGGGAGGTCACTACTATGCAAAGGGACGACTTAACTGTTTTAAAGGAGATCTTGGGAAAGCCTGTTGACCCTATTGAGGTAGGAATAATAAAAGTAGATATGTTGTTTGGAAAAAGGTTTTATTATTTGTTGATTTCTCATCTACTCCTGGTCTCAGACTGCAGGATTACACCCCACAGCAGAGCAGATAGAGATGTTTGCCTACCATCTTCCCCAAGCGACTCTCTCAAACCTCATTGTAGGTCTAAATATTCAACATCATCTCAGAATTATTTCACTGACTTTTAATCATGCTCATTTGAAATGCTCCCTGTCCTTTCTATTCCTCTGCACAGGATATATTTGTGAGTCTTGCGCAAGTGGATGGACTTTACTTTGTCTGCAACA
The Carassius auratus strain Wakin chromosome 38, ASM336829v1, whole genome shotgun sequence genome window above contains:
- the LOC113057030 gene encoding ATP-dependent RNA helicase SUPV3L1, mitochondrial-like translates to MSVHRCVYLLSRSHIRYRVCASTAAVANNTTLHPTRRTFENLSCRHSSSYSSSKPLDTSLFVPLTVRSDEVSSGAVGEELTQPLDKSELLKVLNRFYKRKEMQKLAADQGLDARLFHQAFVSFRKYVLEMNSLNADLHIILNDICCGAGHIDDIFPYFMRHAKQIFPMLDCIDDLRKISDLRVPANWYPEARAIQRKIVFHAGPTNSGKTYHAIQRFLAAKSGVYCGPLKLLAHEIYEKSNDAGVPCDLVTGEERIFVDPEGRTSGHIASTIEMCSVTTPYEVAVIDEIQMIKDPARGWAWTRALLGLCAEEIHVCGEAAAVDFVTELMYTTGEEVEVHNYKRLTPFSVSNHAVESLDNLKPGDCIVCFNKNDIYSISRQIEVRGLECAVIYGSLPPGTKLAQAKKFNDPDDPCKILVATDAIGMGLNLSIRRIIFNSLVKPSVNEKGERELDTISTSQALQIAGRAGRFSSVFKEGEVTTMQRDDLTVLKEILGKPVDPIETAGLHPTAEQIEMFAYHLPQATLSNLIDIFVSLAQVDGLYFVCNIDDFKFLADMIQHIPLNLRSRYVFCTAPINKKQAFVCTSFLKFARQFSRDEPLTFNWVCRHVNWPLAPPKNIKDLVHLEAVHDVLDLYLWLSYRFMDMFPDANLVRDIQKELDGIIQVGVRNITRLIRATEDQSASPETATSVRLPVLDTSSLRRGRGSKNQRKEPSVTDSSLSSRLVQDGLLTKELLQQLQKEWVREQNGGDSNSANKGKRKKK